In Electrophorus electricus isolate fEleEle1 chromosome 1, fEleEle1.pri, whole genome shotgun sequence, a single window of DNA contains:
- the cbx8b gene encoding chromobox protein homolog 8b: protein MELSAVGERVFAAESIIKRRIRRGRMEYLVKWKGWSPKYSTWEPEENILDSRLFAAFEERERERELFGPKKRGPKLKTFLLKAQAKAKARSYEFRGESSRSMRVTYPSPEPLVTPRAREGLRAVVPTIFPPSTVNRGESVRLPLPEPAREYRPHPSSRPSSDGFIPTPKKRGRKPKLRFPEGFPSSLHPDQARRRADESISGIPSKMARLGLGEDEEDGHSDLRAMKADHRHQTSPLYPHKQHTTVPSVDWSLDSSRRNLDMQQCRTREHGSGLHRQHLKHLKHLSHQRALEPGAHATRQQRQPTLIAKIPVARIFGEPEEEDEEEEDKEDAWSPCFSNVEKVIITDVTTNFLTVTIKENSTDKGFFKDKR from the exons ATGGAGCTGTCTGCCGTCGGAGAAAGGGTCTTCGCGGCCGAGTCGATTATAAAAAGGCGAATAAGGAGA GGTCGAATGGAATATCTCGTGAAATGGAAGGGCTGGTCACCGAA GTACAGTACTTGGGAGCCCGAAGAAAATATCCTGGATTCCCGGCTCTTCGCCGCTTTCGAAGAGAG GGAACGTGAGAGGGAGCTTTTCGGACCCAAGAAAAGAGGACCGAAGCTCAAGACCTTCCTTCTGAAG GCTCAGGCAAAAGCCAAAGCAAGATCCTATGAGTTCCGTGGTGAATCTTCACGGAGCATGCGAGTCACGTACCCCAGCCCTGAGCCTCTGGTTACCCCAAGGGCTCGGGAGGGTCTGCGTGCAGTGGTCCCAACTATCTTTCCCCCCAGCACAGTCAACAGAGGTGAAAGTGTGCGGCTCCCCCTTCCAGAACCGGCCCGGGAATATCGCCCACATCCCTCGTCGAGACCCAGCTCCGATGGCTTCATACCCACACCCAAAAAGAGAGGCCGGAAGCCTAAGCTCCGATTCCCAGAGGGATTTCCGAGCAGCCTGCACCCAGACCAGGCCAGGAGGAGGGCGGATGAGTCCATATCTGGCATCCCATCCAAGATGGCACGGCTTGGCCTtggggaggatgaggaggacggTCATTCCGATCTGAGAGCCATGAAAGCGGACCACAGACACCAGACGTCCCCTCTGTATCCCCACAAGCAGCACACGACCGTCCCCTCCGTGGACTGGAGCCTCGACTCCTCTAGAAGGAATTTGGACATGCAGCAGTGCAGGACTAGAGAACATGGCAGCGGTTTGCACCGGCAACACCTAAAGCACCTTAAACACCTCAGCCATCAGAGGGCGCTAGAGCCTGGGGCGCATGCGACCAGGCAGCAGCGGCAGCCTACCCTCATCGCCAAGATTCCTGTAGCACGGATATTCGGGGAACccgaggaggaagatgaggaggaggaagacaaGGAGGATGCTTGGAGCCCCTGTTTCAGCAATGTGGAGAAGGTCATCATCACAGACGTGACGACAAACTTTTTGACTGTAACTATcaaagagaacagcacagacaaAGGCTTCTTTAAAGACAAGAGATGA
- the c1h17orf67 gene encoding LOW QUALITY PROTEIN: uncharacterized protein C17orf67 homolog (The sequence of the model RefSeq protein was modified relative to this genomic sequence to represent the inferred CDS: deleted 2 bases in 1 codon) — MKLMAFLFCLVLLTFFTEATPVMKESAAKQLLRSRRQKPGYPDEPLREHMLHMQRLEQRARETNLEHWLNPHCFPRCDRNYGDPV; from the exons ATGAAGTTAATGGCATTTCTTTTCTGCTTGGTGTTGTTG ACCTTCTTCACAG AGGCCACTCCTGTGATGAAAGAAAGCGCCGCGAAGCAGCTCCTCCGCAGCAGGAGACAGAAGCCGGGCTACCCCGACGAGCCGCTGAGA GAGCATATGTTGCACATGCAGCGTTTGGAGCAGAGGGCTCGTGAGACAAATCTTGAGCACTGGCTGAACCCGCACTGCTTCCCTCGCTGTGACCGTAACTATGGCGACCCCGTTTAG